Genomic window (Ureibacillus composti):
CATTGAACCAATAGAGGATTTATATATATAGGTATTAAAAAACCATTTAGATATTTTCACCTAAATGGTTTTTTGTTTGCACTTTTTTTGTACGATTGTACTAAAATAAAAACATGAGTAAAAAAATGAAGGATAAGAAATGCGATTGACGGATTCACCATTGAATTAATGAGAAATCCCCAGTTAAATGATCAGGAATATACTAACGAACTAGTTACAATCTTCAGAAGATCAACTAAAAAGTAATGGGCAGACAGTAGGAGGATAACTATGTTTTACTATGAAATAGTTTGTTGTAGTTGTAGACAAAAATTCAAACTAGATGAAGGTTCTCTAAAATATAAGCTATTCAAAGAAAGAACAAATAAGTTATTTCGTTGTGAGGAGTGCGAATCAAAAATAAGAATGGATGCAATAAAAAATTTCTTATCATCCTTAAAGTAACGCAGGCGTTAGTACAATAAGTATTATAGGATTATGACCATAGTTGCGGAATTTCAGAAGAGGCCACTGTCCTAAATAAGAAATGTCTCTTTCCAATAAAAATGGATATTAAAATTGAATAAATTCAACTTTAAAAGTCGCTTTTCTTTACATTTTGGAAGCGGCTTTTTAGAAGCTTATCGAAAGTATTCAATACTAAAAGAAAAATAATGCTAAAAGCGGCTAATCTTTATGTCATAATCTAGCGCAATTCTGCAGTATGAATTGCGCTTTTTCTTCTTTATGTTACGTGCCAATTGTAGGATTAAATTTATTCATTAACAAGTAGGATGGAATAAATAAAATAGCCAATGAAAGGTGGTTTCAGGATGCAAGGATCTATTGCCGTTATAACGATAGTTTTGCTAATCACAATGGTCATCATTCGTTCCAAACAATTAAAAAAACTTGGCATAAAAGCATTTAAATTTGGCGAAATGGACAAAAAAGATTTCATTATACCGCCATTTGCTATGCTGTTATTTTATTTAATTTGTTCCAATGCTTTTAACTTACCACGATTGGGAACCGAATTGTTTAGAAATGAGTCCATCGGTTGGATTGGTGTGGTCTTCTGCTTACTGGGTCTTTTATTATTCCTTTATAGCTTAATTTCGTTCGGAAAAAGCTTCAGGGTGGGAATTGATGAAGACCATCCTGGCCCTTTAATTACTACTGGTGCCTTTGCGATCAGTCGAAATCCGATATATACTGCTTTTGGATTCGTTTTATTAGGAGAATTCCTCATTTATCCAAATTGGATTTTACTATTATATTTGATTGCAGGTTATTGGCTTTTTAATCGACAAGTGCTACTTGAAGAACAATCGTTGAGGAAAATTTACGGTGAGGAATATAAACAATACAGCAAAAAAGTACGTCGATACCTTTAGTTTACTATCCTATTCGGTTGTTGGGCGCCATTCTCGAGGAAGTGGCGCTCATTTTGTCTTTTAGGACCATAATTGTTTAGTAAATAAAGCGAAGTAAGAAATATGAAGAAATGTACTTATGCAAGGTAGTGTCAGTATTTTAAGGTAGAGGCCTTATTCTGCCCTCAAGTACTAAAATGATCAGTGGAATGATGGACAAGAGGCCAAGCACGTACCTCGATCTTTTTTGCAAAGTGAAATATAGGCGAATCACTAGTAACATCAATGCCTTGCTTGGAGAGTATTGAATTATAACTAATTTCTGCTTCTGCCTCTTGTAATCTCCAAGGCTCATGTAAAATATCGCAGCGTAGCGGTACTCCTGACGAATTTAAGGTGTAGAAGCAGTAACGCTCGACCATCCATTCCTCGAAAGATCCCTTACTTGCTTGAAATGGTTCTGAAATTGGTCTATAGCTACAAGCTAATTCAATTTCATTGTCTTGTAGTCTCTTACTTTTAAATTCAATGTTTGTTCCACTATTTTTGATCTCCATATCAGCGTGCCAATATGGTAAGTGATATAGTGTTTTAGCCCCTTTAACAGCAAGCCAATTAGCAGCATCCAAACTAAAAAAGTATACACCAGGCTTTCCATCTAAAGTTACATATGTCCGAACATTGAGCTCAGGAAATTGATCTGTACCCGGAATAGATGGCAATCCCCGCAGTCTAATCCCCGACATTCGAAACGGTACAACCCCAATCCAACACATGCCATTATATGAATCTAAATGCAGTGCTTCGGGTACTAATTTTCGTAACACTTCAAATTTAATTGGATAATGAGCAAATAACAGATTGCTCCATATTTGCTTCATCGTCCAAGGTAAATTCGGAAGAGCCCACGGACGATGGCTGTCATCCCATGGGTCTTTTTTCACTTTTAGGAGTTCCCCCACAGCAAATCACTTCCTTGTCAATACTAAAGAAAATCATTTTAATATATGATGATCGTTTACTATTAGATGAGCAGGTTGAAAAATTCAGTCTATTCTATCTTAATTGTATTCACAATTGCAAAAATAAAAAAGTTTTATTTATAGTGAGATTTTTTTAAAGTTCATCTCGTTTTATTAAGTGAAAGACAAGGGGGGTGACGTGAAAGACGACATACAATTGGTTCAACAACTATTAGCGGGGGATAGGCAGGAGAAGTTGGGCTTTTGATACCGCTTAACTGAAGGACATAGCAGAAATAATGTGGAATCGGTATCTAAGTATTAGAAAAGCATCTCATTTATATGTAAACGACGGATATTAAAAGAAAGATATGAAACCATCATACGAATCATAGAGTTTATTTGGTATGCTCAAATATCGCATAAGAAATAAACCCGAGATTCATTGCCTACGATTTAAATGAAGTGGAAAGAATTAACCTTCAAAGTCTTCTGTATGCCGATCGAAAGTTACTCCATTGTAATATCAGCCTTAATCCGATCCATAAATTCTTCAACTGCACTATATCCCTGCTGCTTTAAATACCAGTTATTTGCGGCTGCCTCAATTAAGCCCGCCACATCACGTCCAGGCTGAAGCTGGATTTCCATAGAAGGGATTTTTACCCCCATATAGTCTGTATAGTGAAATTCCTGTTCTAAATCATTATATAAGGCGTCCTTTTCCCATTTTGTTAGATTGATATCAAGCGTAATTCGTGTTTCATCTTGAAATGCCTTACGTCCGTATAAACGAACGACATTAAGCAACCCAATACTGCGGAGTGCCAAAAATTCCTTGGTTTTCTCATCATGTGTACCTAGAATCGTTTGTGAACTAAGTCTTTTTAAAACAACGATATCATCTGCAACTAGCCGGTGCCCGCGGCGAATTAACGTATGCGCTGTCTCGCTTTTTCCTACTCCCGAGCTTCCACGAATCAAGATCCCAATACCAGACACATTCATACAAACTCCATGTACTGCCATTTCAGGTGCTAATTCTTTTATTAAATACGTCTCCAATTTGGGGATGAATTCAGAAGTTGTCTCAGGCTTATTAGTTACTAACAAGGGGATGCCTTGCTCTGTACAATGGTGGATTAAATGATCAAAATCTACTTCACCAGTTGTGACAATAAAACAAGACGGATGATAGTATACAAGATTTTTAATTTGAATTTTACGTTCTTCGGGGCTTAATTTCTCTAAATAAGTAATTTCTTTTTTCCCTAAAATTTGAACTTGCTCTGTAGGAAAAAAGTCAAAACAGCCTACAAATTCGAGTCCAGGACGATGCACCCCTGGTTGCGTAATCATTTTCTGGAGTTGATCTTCACCAGCCAATACGTTCAATGAAAACTTCTGAATCAAGTTTTCAACTGTAACTTTTTTCACTATATAAACACTTCCTATTAACTTTTTATAAAATTATACTGTAAATTTTTGGAGTGGTCATCCATCTAAGGGGACAGGTACATCGTCCCACTGGGGACAATGTACCTGTCCCTAAAACAACTAATAATTACGAATATCTGCAATTGGACCGGCTTCTTTAAAATTTACGTTTTCTGCAAACGAAATAATCTTCTGTGCCGTTTGTTCCGTACTGCTAAGTAATCCTTGCTCTTTGTAAGTAACAAACTGATCATGAAGTGGGAATGCGTCTTCGTTACTTGCTCGAATCGTTTCTTGCATACTAGTGTCGACGATGCCAGGAGCGATTGAGACGATTTCTACTGGATACTCTTCGTTCGATTGCTCAAGTGCAACAACCCGTGAAAAATGATCAAGTCCAGCTTTTGTTGTACAATAAGTTCCCCAACCTTCATAAGCTTTTCGACCAGCTCCCGATGAAATATTGATAATACGCTTCAATCCCTTAAAATCCTTTAACTTTGACATGAATGCATTAGATAGAATCATAGGTGCAGTCAAATTGACGGCAATCGCATTCGTCATTTCCACTGCATTTACAGCCCCAATTAAACCAATTGGATCAACCATCCCAGCGTTGTTAATTAGTGTGAAAGATTCCGCATTTTGTGGAGCAGACGCGAATAGCCCATCCATAACCGATTCAAGCTTATCAGTTTCAGATAGATCTGCACTAATGAATTTTACCCCATCCAGTTCATTCATGGTACGAGCAATTCCAACAACGAAATGCCCCGCTTCGCTCAATTGCTTCGCAAGTTCAAATCCAATACCTTTTGATACACCTGTAATAAAATAAACATTCATTAAACTTCCTCCTTAAATATATACGTCGAACTATTTCCAAACGTTCTTTCATAACAAATGGTTTGGTCTACTTTTTCTTCAATGTTTTTTACACATTATTAAATGTAGCCACAATGTTACCAGGATAACTCATTTCCACTTTAATAAAGTCAATTTTAATGTCCTGTCCAAAAGTGAAAACTCGATTTTTCCCATAATTAACTATTATCTATAACTATTGTTTATCCTATCATTTCCTTGTAAACAGTACATTAATTTTAATAATTTGAACGTAAAAATTTGCTCTTTATTAAGGCGAATAAAAGTAATGTAAGAAATATATTAATTGAAACGTGCAAAGGTAGACAGTTGACCTATAAATTGGGTTATAATTGGAAATGGAATGGATGGGACAAGGGGGACAGGTACATTGTCCGCGGGACGATGTACCTGTCCCCATGTCCCATCAAACATAAAAAAGAAGGTGTTCTGACAAATGAAAGATATTTTTGAGAAATGGCGATCCCATGACTTACCAACATATTTACAAGATGAGTTAAACGCGATTGCGGATCATGACAAAGAAATCGAAGACCGCTTTTATCAATATGTTTCATTTGGGACAGGTGGAATGCGTGGATTACTTGGTGCGGGAACGAATCGCATCAATATTTTTACGATTCGTCGAGTAGCAGAGGGGCTAGCACGTTTCGTTGCATCTAATGGTGAAGAGGCTACAAAGCGCGGTGTTGTTATTGCCTATGATACGCGTCATTTTTCCCAAGAATTTGCTGTGGAAACAGCTCGTATCCTAGGGGCGTACAATATTACTTCCTATATATATAAGGAACCTCGTCCAACACCACAGCTTTCATTTACAGTTCGTGAACTGAACGCATTTGCCGGTGTTGTCATCACAGCAAGCCACAATCCAAAACAATATAACGGATTTAAAGTGTATGGTGAAGATGGAGCACAGCTTGTTCCTGCGGGTGCCAATGCGATTGTGGAACACATGAATGCAATTGAAGATATTTTCGACTTAACAGTTCGCAATCCACAAGAGTTAGAAAATGAGGGCTTATTGAAGTGGATTCTAGAAGACCTGGATGCAAAATTCATGCAAAACCTTCTGACGTTGAAAGAAAATGACGCAATTGACTACAACATGAAAATGGTCTATACGCCTCTACATGGTGCGGGACTTGTACCGGTAACGGAAGGGTTAAAACAGTTTGGATTTGAACAAGTTCATGTCGTGAAGGAGCAGGCTGTACAAGATGGGGCATTCCCAACGGTGAGCTATCCGAACCCTGAAGAAGCGGCTGCCTTCGAATTAGCCATGAAATTGGGCGATGAAGTTGGAGCGGATCTTTTACTAGCAACTGACCCTGATGCTGACCGATTAGGTGTTGCTGTTCGTAAAGATGATCAATACGAACTGTTAACGGGCAACCAGCTTGGCTCCTTATTACTACACTACATTTTGCAAACGAAACAACACGAAGGAACGCTACCAACAAATGGAGCCATGATCAAAACGATTGTGACGGCTGAACTTGGTACAAAAGTTGCCGATCATTTCGGTGTGAAAACCATCAACACGCTAACGGGCTTTAAATATATCGCAGAAAAAATTGAAGAGTACGAGCAATCCAATAAATATACTTTCTTATTCGGCTATGAAGAAAGCTACGGTTATTTAATCAAAACCTTCGCTCGCGATAAAGACGCAGTACAAGTCGCGTTGAAAGTGGCGGAAATGGCGGCCTTCTTTGCAACAAAAGGAAAAACATTATTGGATGCATTAAACGACTTGTACAAGCAGTTCGGCTACCACCGTGAAGCCCTTGTATCACAAGTCTTTGAAGGAAAAGACGGCCAAGAAAAAATGAAGCAAATCTTAGATGATTTCCGAGGCAATATTCCGAGTGAGGTAGCAGGTATCCAAGTAGTGCGCGCTGAAGACTATTTAACGAGCTTGGCGACTTTATCGGATGAAACAACAGTGCCAATCTTTTTACCAAAAGAAAACGTAATAAAATTCGTGTTAGCCGACGACTCTTGGATCACGATTCGTCCTTCCGGCACAGAACCGAAATGTAAATACTATTTTGGCGTTGTAGCCGATTCAAATGAAGAAGCTATGGAACGTTTAGAGCAGTTGAAAGCTGGGATTTTATAATTTCAGAACCCCATTATCCTATAAAATATGAAGTTCAATGCAAAACAAGAAAAATCCCTCTATGGACAGATCAGTAGAGGGATTTACTATAAAGATGCTTTTTAAGTCAATGGAAATTTTGATCACGGCACTATTAATGCCAATCTCTAATGTAAACTGTCAAAAACATTCAACAATCATTCTGCTAAAGTATGATTAGAGAGTGGACTAATGCAAACAAGTCGCAAAGCCACGTTGCCCGTGTTTTTGCGACTTGTCTTGGGTCCGCTCACTAGTAATAGTCCTTCTACTTCTTTGCAAGCTTTACAGTGGTATGCTTCGCTTCCTAAGAAAGGCTATTAATTGAATGACCTATAGCGTTAGATGTTTGTTCAGTTTACTTATTCAATAAGTTGATGATTTCAATTGCTAAAATGGGTGATGTGCAATATGTAATAAAATGATTAAGTAAAAACCTATATGTATGAAATGAAAAACGTGTACCCATCAAATAGGTAAGCATACTTCAACAGTTGTGCCTTTATTCATCTGACTTGTAATATTCAACGTCCCGCTATGTTGTTCGATGATTCTTTGACAAACCATTAAACCTAGACCAGTGCCATCTTCTTTTGTTGTATAAAATGGTTCTAAAAGTTTTGGAATTTTATCTTCCTCAATTCCTATTCCTTCATCAATGACTTGAATACTAATCATTTGGTTATGGTTAGTTGTTGCCTTTACGGTAATTTCCCCACCATCCGGCATCGCTTCCATTGCGTTTTTGATCAAATTAATGAAAACTTGTTTTAACTGATTTTCTTCACATTTGATGAAGGGCATCTGATTATCAAATTGCAAATTGATTTGGATATCTTTTAAGTTTGCTTGGCTTTCTAAAAATGAAATGATCGAATTGAGAATATTTTCTATATCTTTTATTTCATATTTAATGACTTGTGGTTTTGAAAGAACTAGTAATTCACTAACAATTTGGTTAATACGATCTAATTCGGAAAGCATGAGTTCTTGATAATTTCTATCGATATCTGATTCAATTATTTGAATAAAGCCTTTCACAATGGTTAATGGATTTCGAATTTCATGAGCTACTCCTGCGGCTAATTGCCCTATAACTGCTAGTTTATCGGACCTTCTAAGCATTTCTTCTGCTACTATTGATTCGGTTATATCTTTGGCAATTTCATAAATCCCGATGCATTGATCATCAATTATAATGGGAATGATTTTTATTGTAATGACTCTTTTATCGCCATCTTTATGAATCATTGAGACAGTTAATTCCTGACTTTTCCCTTCAATCGCATCCAGATAGTGCTCCTTGTACCGATCTAAATCTTCGGGATCAATGATTGATGCCCATTCCTTTTCTCGGAACTCATTGATCGTAAATCCAAGTAAATTCTCAGCTGCAGGATTTGCCTCTATTAATTTCTGATCTAAATTAAATGTAAAAATCGGTTCAGAATGATGTACAAATAATGATTTAAATCGTTGTTCGCTTTCTTCTAACCGTTTTTCTAATAGTTCATTTAATTCCTTCTCTGTTTTCTGTAATTTCTGAGCGTAATATCTATATTTATCGAAATATAATCCACATAACCATGCAGGATAAATCCAAATTGCAGAGAGGATGAATTCATAAATAGGGACATAGCCTAATTCAAGATAATCGGAAATTTTAAAGGATGCCGATACAACTACATAAATTACCATAATACTTATTCTACCTGTATATTTCATGATCAGACTCCTTAACATCAAAAATGATCCTATTTGAAACTATTTCGAAAAAATTTCTTATGCAGACTAGGTATTTTATCATAATTTGGAAGAAAAGTAAACAGGACATTTGACGCTGCATGTGAATCTGTTAATCACTCCACAGGATTTTAATAATTTTCATCAGATTCAACTATTATTTGTATTACCTTTGCGCAATTTCATGTGGTGGTGATCAATCGTGTGTAAAGGATATGACAAACAACGAATCAGTGTGGAACTGGGGGGTATGGAGATTACTGGGACAACTTCCAATATTGAGGTTGGTAGTTACATGCTTCTGGTGACATTGAAAAAACCAGATATTAGATCAAGGCGTTCAAAAGTTAAAGAGCAGACGATTTTCAAAAGCTTCATTAATAGTAGGGAATAAAAGCATTAGCTCGTATCTAAGGGGTGGTTACCATTATTTTGGTACATGGAAATATAATAAATTGAAATGATAAAACAGGCTACATTCTTATTGTAATTCTTATAAAGTTTATGCGAAAGAGCGGACTAAGAGGCGAACACGATGTTGGTCATGGGAGCGATGCCACATGACTGGCGTTTTCGCCCCCGGCTTTGTGTAACGTCCGCTCACATTTAATTTCTCCTTCTAAACTTTCTGGAAAATTGCGCGGCTTACAGTGGTAGGCCGTGGTTTCTAGAGAGTGGCTAATACTTATTAATAAGTTTGTTCAGTGATGGCTAAATATTCGATTTAAAGTGTCAGAAAGCAACCCATTTTGTTATATTGGAGATAATCTGCTTAAAAAGTCCGTTGAATAAACCAAACGAGTCCAAAGGCTAATATGGCCACAGATGCCCCTGGAATGACCCATGTAACAGGTTTAAATGTTAATTTTTTTATCCAAAGTAGGATAGGGAAGATAACGGACACGATGATCAGTTGGCCAATTTCTATCCCGATATTAAAAGATAATAGTGAAGTGGATAAATGACCCCCATCAAGTCGCATCTCTGAAAGAATTCCTGCAAAACCAAATCCGTGGATGAGTCCAAAAGCAAAGGCAAGCCATGGCTGATGCTTTGAATCCGGATTAAATATATTAATAAGTGCTACATACACAATACTCAAAGCAATGGCAGCCTCGACAAATCTTCCTGGTAACTGTACGATTTCTAACGTAGCAAGTATTAGTGTTATACTATGGGCAATTGTGAACGCAGTGACTAAGCCTAAAATGTGTTTAATCGTTTTTGCCCCAAATAATAAACTAATAACAAATAGAATGTGATCATAACCAGTAAAGATATGCTCTAAGCCAAGTAAAAGAAACTGTGTAGCTGTTTGGACAAAACTCACTTCACCGATTTCAAGCTCTCTTGACTCGAAAGTTAGGACGCCTTCTTGTTGATTACCATCTAGTATAACCGTTGCATAATTGGCATGGCTTGGATCTGAATCATCTAAAAACATATTATAATCTAAAACTAGTTTTTCGGGTGTGTCTTCTAATTGGTATTTCAGGTTCATGACAGCAAACTGTTTGTCATTAATTGTTTCTACATCAGATGCTTCAAGCGTTCCTTCTACTTTTACACTATCTGCATAAAGGTCAATATGAGAATTAATATAATCTTGAACTATTTCCGTATTATATAATTGCTGATTTGCTCTTTCTTGATTCATAGCATGACCAAGTTCTGTAAGGTCAACCTTCAGTTCATAATTGATCTGGCCTGCATTTACTTCGATATTGGAGTATCCTTCACTGTTATTCGTATGTGCAAATGCAGAAGGAGACCCAATCGTAGTAAACAGTGAAAATATTAACAAAACCATTAAATATAACTTTTTCATCCGAATCGACTCCATTTCTTAGGTGTGAAAATAGGAAAGACGAGAAGGGCAGTGTCTCCTCGTCTTATTTAGTGAACAAATTATTTAGCAGTTTTGATAAATACAGGATTTGAGTAGAACCAAAGATCTGTCCATGGATCTTCACCACGTGGGTCTGTTGCTGGTTCTAGTTGATCCGTGTTCGTTCCACGTAAGCGAATGTAGCTGTTTTTATCAACATTTTCTAAAGTATAAGTAATCTCGATGTACTCACCATTTTTCTTCCAATCTGCTTCAGTGAAACGTTTCACAACTTTTGTAGTTGGGTTTGTTGCAGTTGAGCGATCTTCTACTGCACCAGTAACTTCTCCCATAATTAAGTCAACGCGTTTTACTTCTGGTTGATCTCCATTGGCATTAGTTGCTTTTGGATCTTTAATACGAATCGTTACCGTTACATCTTTAGATTTTCCAGGGATGGTAAGTGTTTCTCCCAAAGTAGCAGAGTTCCCCTTAGATTTCGCAAAGATAGGAGATTTCCCGCCTGCTTGTACTTTCACATCTAGTTCGGAAATTAGGTCACCAGTTGTTACGAAAACATTCCCGCTACGAAGGCTATCCATAATATTGTCGTAGTCTTTCTCAGCCTTTACATATGTTTTAGAATATTCACCTGGCCAAAAGTCACTACCGCCATCACGCCAGTTAACATGAGAGTCAGATGTAGCTGTAATCCACCAGTGTCTTCCTTCACCTAACATAGAATCCCATAAACCCCCAACTTTAGCAGCCATTTGGTCATAACCACCCATAGTTGGATAGTTTCCGTACGAACCTCGAGCGCCATTATCAAGTCCGCCATCTGGAGTTAATGCAGCAGCTTGGTGACCAGGAGCACCTTCCATCCCAATGGAGATATTAGGAGCTGTATCGTTCCAATTACGGAATTCCTCTGGTGTATCTTGTCCCCACTGGCCATCACCTTTTGCTGAACGGGAAGGGTGGTGAGCAATATGAATTGGCTGCTCATCTTCATCTAACTCAGTTAACATATAGTTTAAAGCATCAATCATCGTAGACTCAGTATCTCGGCTACCGTCGTTTGGATATGGTTCCCGTTTATTAAACTTACTTTCGATGTCATAAAGAATTTGTGATTCATTATCTACTTTAGGAATCATTAATGTACTATGGTCTGCAGCGGGTGTATCAAACTCCATACCATAGAATTGAATTAGTTCTGGAAATGCTTCTCGTGATTTTAATAGTTCAGGATAAGCTTGCTCTAAATTTACCTTTGAATGGTTAGGTCCGCCATGATCCGTTGTCATCACCCAGTCAAGTCCATATTCCGTAGCTTTTTCAGCATTTTTCACGATGGGATAAATTGCATCTCCAGCTTGAATTGGTGTCGGAGGATTTGTAGAGTTGTCCCAACCAACACTCCATTCACTATGCACGTGATGATCACCAGCAAGCCATGTCGCGTTAGCTTTTTTTACTTCTTGTTGTGTTAATTGTTTTGCTGATACTGTTTGGCTGCTTTCTTCAGGAGTAAAAGTTTGTACAGTAAAAGCCGTAGTGGCAAGTAAAGTTGTTGCAATTAATGGAATGGCCTTTTTTGCTTTCTTCTTCATTGAATTATTCCTCCTCGTATTGGTAGTACGTTTTGAATTATAGGAATGAAATATATTTTTGAGGTTAATAGAATGTAAATAGAACGTAAATATTCCAAAAAATATAAAAAATGAATAAATTATACTATAGTGTAATAGTAAATAAGAAACGATAGAGGGATAGAGAAGTAAGGCATATGAAGTGGGTATCTGAAAAAAAGGTGAAAGTATTTTCATCTAATAAGTAGTATGACTTAAGGGAGAGGAAGTTATAGAATCAGTGGATATTCAATTAATGAAGCTGATTTTAACAGGTAACGCTTTCTTATAGATTAGAAATTCAATTTTGGAGGAATCTCAGGAGGAATCAATCATCATAGAAAAATTCTGACAAAAGGAATTCTTGTCATCTGTTTGTAACAAAAGTAGAATTATTGTCTTATTTCATAAAACTGAAAATCTGTCAATAGGTTTTCAGTAGAAATATTCTTTTGTTTTGGAAATCTTTATGAGAACGGATTATGAATAAAGCTTTAAATTACTAGAGTTTGAGTTTTCATTGTTACGCTTACCATTTTGTGGGCCAATTATTACTTAAACTGTACTGTAACATTGGTGTTGCAAAGACGAGGAGGAATAAAACATGAATAAAAAATTTCTAGCAACATCATTAATGGCAGCAACATTATTTGGAGCATCATTTACAGCAACAACAGCAGATGCGGCAAGTTTAAATACAGAGATTAAGAGTGACAACGCTCAACAATATGTACAAGTGATTCAAGGTGACAACTATCAAGCAATTGCCAACCAATTAATCAATCAAATTGACTTAGCTAATGGAAAATTTGATTTTAATCAATTCCAAGAGCTAGTTAATAAAACATTAAATGGCCAA
Coding sequences:
- a CDS encoding ATP-binding protein, giving the protein MKYTGRISIMVIYVVVSASFKISDYLELGYVPIYEFILSAIWIYPAWLCGLYFDKYRYYAQKLQKTEKELNELLEKRLEESEQRFKSLFVHHSEPIFTFNLDQKLIEANPAAENLLGFTINEFREKEWASIIDPEDLDRYKEHYLDAIEGKSQELTVSMIHKDGDKRVITIKIIPIIIDDQCIGIYEIAKDITESIVAEEMLRRSDKLAVIGQLAAGVAHEIRNPLTIVKGFIQIIESDIDRNYQELMLSELDRINQIVSELLVLSKPQVIKYEIKDIENILNSIISFLESQANLKDIQINLQFDNQMPFIKCEENQLKQVFINLIKNAMEAMPDGGEITVKATTNHNQMISIQVIDEGIGIEEDKIPKLLEPFYTTKEDGTGLGLMVCQRIIEQHSGTLNITSQMNKGTTVEVCLPI
- a CDS encoding isoprenylcysteine carboxylmethyltransferase family protein; this encodes MQGSIAVITIVLLITMVIIRSKQLKKLGIKAFKFGEMDKKDFIIPPFAMLLFYLICSNAFNLPRLGTELFRNESIGWIGVVFCLLGLLLFLYSLISFGKSFRVGIDEDHPGPLITTGAFAISRNPIYTAFGFVLLGEFLIYPNWILLLYLIAGYWLFNRQVLLEEQSLRKIYGEEYKQYSKKVRRYL
- a CDS encoding SDR family NAD(P)-dependent oxidoreductase; amino-acid sequence: MNVYFITGVSKGIGFELAKQLSEAGHFVVGIARTMNELDGVKFISADLSETDKLESVMDGLFASAPQNAESFTLINNAGMVDPIGLIGAVNAVEMTNAIAVNLTAPMILSNAFMSKLKDFKGLKRIINISSGAGRKAYEGWGTYCTTKAGLDHFSRVVALEQSNEEYPVEIVSIAPGIVDTSMQETIRASNEDAFPLHDQFVTYKEQGLLSSTEQTAQKIISFAENVNFKEAGPIADIRNY
- a CDS encoding HupE/UreJ family protein; this encodes MKKLYLMVLLIFSLFTTIGSPSAFAHTNNSEGYSNIEVNAGQINYELKVDLTELGHAMNQERANQQLYNTEIVQDYINSHIDLYADSVKVEGTLEASDVETINDKQFAVMNLKYQLEDTPEKLVLDYNMFLDDSDPSHANYATVILDGNQQEGVLTFESRELEIGEVSFVQTATQFLLLGLEHIFTGYDHILFVISLLFGAKTIKHILGLVTAFTIAHSITLILATLEIVQLPGRFVEAAIALSIVYVALINIFNPDSKHQPWLAFAFGLIHGFGFAGILSEMRLDGGHLSTSLLSFNIGIEIGQLIIVSVIFPILLWIKKLTFKPVTWVIPGASVAILAFGLVWFIQRTF
- the hprK gene encoding HPr(Ser) kinase/phosphatase; translated protein: MKKVTVENLIQKFSLNVLAGEDQLQKMITQPGVHRPGLEFVGCFDFFPTEQVQILGKKEITYLEKLSPEERKIQIKNLVYYHPSCFIVTTGEVDFDHLIHHCTEQGIPLLVTNKPETTSEFIPKLETYLIKELAPEMAVHGVCMNVSGIGILIRGSSGVGKSETAHTLIRRGHRLVADDIVVLKRLSSQTILGTHDEKTKEFLALRSIGLLNVVRLYGRKAFQDETRITLDINLTKWEKDALYNDLEQEFHYTDYMGVKIPSMEIQLQPGRDVAGLIEAAANNWYLKQQGYSAVEEFMDRIKADITME
- a CDS encoding DUF2197 domain-containing protein; the protein is MFYYEIVCCSCRQKFKLDEGSLKYKLFKERTNKLFRCEECESKIRMDAIKNFLSSLK
- a CDS encoding phospho-sugar mutase; translation: MKDIFEKWRSHDLPTYLQDELNAIADHDKEIEDRFYQYVSFGTGGMRGLLGAGTNRINIFTIRRVAEGLARFVASNGEEATKRGVVIAYDTRHFSQEFAVETARILGAYNITSYIYKEPRPTPQLSFTVRELNAFAGVVITASHNPKQYNGFKVYGEDGAQLVPAGANAIVEHMNAIEDIFDLTVRNPQELENEGLLKWILEDLDAKFMQNLLTLKENDAIDYNMKMVYTPLHGAGLVPVTEGLKQFGFEQVHVVKEQAVQDGAFPTVSYPNPEEAAAFELAMKLGDEVGADLLLATDPDADRLGVAVRKDDQYELLTGNQLGSLLLHYILQTKQHEGTLPTNGAMIKTIVTAELGTKVADHFGVKTINTLTGFKYIAEKIEEYEQSNKYTFLFGYEESYGYLIKTFARDKDAVQVALKVAEMAAFFATKGKTLLDALNDLYKQFGYHREALVSQVFEGKDGQEKMKQILDDFRGNIPSEVAGIQVVRAEDYLTSLATLSDETTVPIFLPKENVIKFVLADDSWITIRPSGTEPKCKYYFGVVADSNEEAMERLEQLKAGIL
- a CDS encoding DUF2071 domain-containing protein encodes the protein MKKDPWDDSHRPWALPNLPWTMKQIWSNLLFAHYPIKFEVLRKLVPEALHLDSYNGMCWIGVVPFRMSGIRLRGLPSIPGTDQFPELNVRTYVTLDGKPGVYFFSLDAANWLAVKGAKTLYHLPYWHADMEIKNSGTNIEFKSKRLQDNEIELACSYRPISEPFQASKGSFEEWMVERYCFYTLNSSGVPLRCDILHEPWRLQEAEAEISYNSILSKQGIDVTSDSPIFHFAKKIEVRAWPLVHHSTDHFST